Proteins co-encoded in one Gehongia tenuis genomic window:
- a CDS encoding InlB B-repeat-containing protein yields MTKHKLRIHFLLLAALMIGSLLPATSFAYEITRVPLTLKISSYGAPFMNGSTGAHNVNSVTWTQYISKNAVGSLNASGSAEAYFVQENGVWWLYLDVEIGSYKQTFPKVCNAKITNKDMSEAGGNITFGLSFQHSGGTSTYISISGGQDLPKPEVTYTLTYDGKGGSGAPAPQSLTSATGSATFTVSSVQPTRDGYTFKGWSTAPDATDVQYMGLASITITKNTTLYAVWEKVPVPSPSETTSPSPSESIDPSSSPSPSGSTDPSSSPSPSGSTAPSPSPSEGAPGTPTPEMSPEVSPTPEVTPTPTPIVTPSSEATPVPTATPVVNTPQTGHDGNGFALIAAVVLLAAAAAVVIVRRRKIHKSN; encoded by the coding sequence ATGACAAAGCATAAATTAAGAATCCATTTTCTCCTGCTTGCAGCACTCATGATAGGTTCACTGCTGCCAGCAACATCCTTCGCCTATGAAATTACCAGGGTTCCATTGACCCTCAAAATTTCCAGCTATGGGGCGCCCTTTATGAACGGTTCCACAGGCGCTCATAACGTGAATTCCGTCACGTGGACCCAGTACATTTCTAAAAATGCGGTGGGGAGCCTCAATGCTTCCGGCTCCGCCGAGGCCTACTTTGTCCAGGAGAACGGCGTTTGGTGGCTCTATCTCGATGTTGAAATAGGCAGCTACAAACAAACCTTCCCCAAGGTCTGCAACGCAAAGATTACCAACAAGGATATGAGCGAGGCCGGTGGTAATATCACCTTTGGCCTGTCCTTTCAGCACAGCGGCGGCACCAGCACGTATATCTCGATCAGCGGCGGCCAGGACCTGCCCAAGCCTGAAGTGACATACACGCTCACTTATGACGGGAAGGGCGGAAGTGGGGCGCCGGCACCGCAAAGTCTCACCTCCGCGACTGGTTCGGCCACCTTCACCGTTTCCAGTGTTCAACCCACCCGCGATGGATATACGTTCAAGGGCTGGTCCACCGCTCCCGATGCCACCGATGTCCAATATATGGGGCTCGCCAGCATAACCATCACCAAGAACACAACCTTATATGCGGTGTGGGAAAAGGTGCCGGTTCCTTCCCCCTCGGAGACGACGTCGCCCAGCCCCAGTGAGAGCATAGATCCCAGTTCGTCGCCATCCCCCAGCGGAAGCACTGATCCCAGTTCATCGCCATCCCCCAGCGGAAGCACTGCTCCCAGTCCATCGCCCAGTGAAGGCGCCCCCGGCACACCCACGCCGGAGATGAGTCCCGAGGTGTCGCCCACCCCAGAAGTGACGCCTACGCCCACCCCGATAGTGACGCCTTCCTCGGAGGCAACCCCCGTTCCCACCGCAACTCCTGTCGTCAATACGCCTCAAACGGGACACGATGGCAACGGTTTTGCCCTGATTGCTGCAGTGGTACTGCTCGCTGCGGCGGCCGCAGTCGTGATCGTCCGCCGCAGAAAAATCCACAAATCCAACTGA
- a CDS encoding recombinase family protein, with the protein MLAMAAQAVPLRNIYVDKQSGRDFNRPEYKRLLTKLREGDLLYVLSIDRLGRNYEEIQNQWRILTHQYSIDICVIDMPLLDTRNGKDLMGTFIADLVLQILSFVAQSERENIKKRQAEGIAAAKARGVKFGRPPCPLPDNFFEVHTAWRNKKMTLQQAAEACEMPVGTFYGKAVHYEKTHNFDVMRKNL; encoded by the coding sequence ATGTTGGCCATGGCCGCTCAGGCCGTACCCCTCCGGAATATCTATGTGGACAAGCAGTCAGGCAGGGATTTCAACCGTCCGGAGTACAAAAGGCTCCTCACGAAGCTCAGGGAAGGGGATCTGCTTTACGTGCTGAGCATCGACCGGCTGGGCCGGAACTACGAGGAGATTCAAAATCAGTGGCGCATCCTCACCCATCAATACAGCATCGACATCTGCGTCATCGATATGCCTCTATTGGATACCCGGAACGGCAAGGATCTGATGGGCACCTTCATCGCCGATCTGGTGCTTCAAATCCTCTCCTTCGTGGCCCAGAGCGAACGGGAAAACATCAAGAAGCGGCAGGCGGAGGGCATCGCCGCCGCCAAAGCACGAGGGGTGAAATTCGGGCGTCCGCCCTGTCCCCTGCCGGATAACTTTTTCGAGGTCCACACCGCGTGGCGGAATAAAAAAATGACACTTCAGCAGGCCGCCGAGGCCTGTGAAATGCCGGTGGGAACCTTCTACGGAAAGGCGGTTCATTACGAAAAAACGCATAACTTTGATGTCATGCGAAAAAATTTATAA
- a CDS encoding TVP38/TMEM64 family protein: MDDKDERSYKIRRRVVSLVSLAVLLALFAVVAVYVGKPLLEMASDPAAFREWVEARGFMGRLALTGIMTLQVVVAMIPGEVIEIAAGYCYGPLGGMLLCLIGAAAGTCIIYGFTKLFGIRMVEAFVSREKIVSLRFLRDSRKLNLLIFIIFFMPGTPKDLITYFIGLTPMKLTTFLMISSVARIPSVISSTIGGNALGMQNYTFAILVFAVTAAVSLAGILIYRRLSSRCGEK, translated from the coding sequence ATGGACGATAAGGATGAAAGAAGCTATAAGATCCGCAGGCGCGTGGTGAGCCTGGTTTCCCTGGCGGTACTTTTAGCGCTGTTCGCGGTGGTGGCCGTCTATGTGGGCAAACCCCTGCTCGAAATGGCCAGCGATCCTGCGGCCTTCCGGGAGTGGGTGGAGGCACGGGGGTTCATGGGCCGGCTGGCCCTGACGGGCATCATGACCCTGCAGGTGGTGGTGGCCATGATCCCCGGCGAGGTGATCGAGATCGCCGCCGGATACTGCTATGGACCGCTGGGCGGCATGCTGCTGTGCCTCATCGGCGCGGCCGCCGGCACCTGCATTATCTACGGCTTCACAAAGCTTTTTGGCATCCGCATGGTGGAGGCCTTCGTATCCCGGGAGAAGATCGTCTCCCTACGGTTTCTGAGGGACAGCCGCAAACTCAATTTATTAATTTTTATCATTTTTTTCATGCCGGGCACGCCCAAGGACCTGATCACCTATTTCATTGGCCTCACGCCCATGAAACTCACCACCTTCCTCATGATCTCCTCGGTGGCCAGAATCCCGTCGGTGATCTCCTCCACCATCGGCGGGAACGCCCTGGGGATGCAGAACTACACCTTCGCCATTCTGGTCTTTGCCGTCACGGCGGCGGTGAGTCTGGCGGGCATCCTGATCTACCGCAGGCTTTCCAGCCGGTGCGGGGAGAAATAA
- a CDS encoding MATE family efflux transporter: protein MKRFKRTESLDAMAKKGYIQYLALPIFFEQFLQLLVGNIDQLMISSYSAEAVAAVGNSNQISSLVIITFSFLCTAATVLISQYRGYGDAKKEHQMYALSFSLNLAIGIVVSSALLFLNEPIFRAMNLPEESMASAHSYMSIVGGTMFVQMLFLTFAAFLRSNTMMKESMMISIAVNLLNTVGNLLFINGYLGMPALGATGAALATMISRILGLAAIIIVYCKKVGIPFLPHHLRPFPGVQLKKLLSLALPGACEPLSYNLAQVVILSFINVFGLAAVNTQIYCNLFVQLSYIYTRALSQASQVVVGRLIGAGRKEDGERTMSHVIRTAVLTSFCITVAVFFLARPLFSLFTENPEILALGTTILGIDIIRGFPRSFNLIFVNALHTAGDVVVPVAIAICSGWIISVAGGYLVGVVLNMGLIGIWVAVTVDETVRATIMYTRWRSGRWKKRNLVED from the coding sequence ATGAAACGGTTTAAACGGACGGAATCCCTGGATGCCATGGCCAAGAAGGGCTACATCCAGTACCTGGCGCTGCCCATTTTCTTTGAGCAGTTCCTGCAGCTTCTGGTGGGCAACATCGACCAGCTGATGATCAGCTCCTATTCGGCGGAGGCCGTCGCGGCGGTGGGCAACTCCAACCAGATCTCATCGCTGGTGATCATCACCTTCAGCTTTCTTTGCACGGCGGCGACGGTGCTCATCTCCCAATACCGGGGCTACGGGGACGCGAAGAAGGAGCATCAGATGTACGCGCTCTCCTTCAGCCTCAACCTCGCCATCGGCATCGTGGTCAGTTCCGCCCTGCTCTTTTTGAACGAACCCATCTTCCGGGCCATGAACCTGCCGGAGGAATCCATGGCGTCGGCCCACAGCTACATGTCCATTGTGGGCGGCACCATGTTCGTGCAGATGCTGTTTCTCACCTTCGCGGCCTTCCTTCGCAGCAACACCATGATGAAGGAAAGCATGATGATCTCCATCGCCGTGAACCTGCTGAACACGGTGGGCAACCTTCTTTTCATCAACGGCTATCTGGGCATGCCCGCCCTCGGCGCCACCGGCGCGGCCCTCGCCACCATGATCAGCCGCATTCTCGGCCTCGCCGCCATCATCATCGTCTACTGCAAAAAGGTGGGCATCCCCTTTTTGCCCCATCACCTTCGGCCCTTCCCCGGCGTCCAGCTCAAGAAGCTGCTCTCCCTGGCCCTGCCCGGCGCCTGCGAGCCCCTGTCCTATAACCTGGCGCAGGTGGTGATCCTGTCCTTTATCAACGTGTTCGGCCTCGCCGCCGTCAACACCCAGATCTACTGCAACCTGTTCGTGCAGCTGTCCTATATCTATACCCGGGCCCTGTCCCAGGCCTCCCAGGTGGTGGTGGGCCGGCTGATCGGCGCGGGCCGCAAGGAGGACGGGGAGCGGACCATGTCCCATGTCATCAGGACCGCGGTGCTGACCTCCTTCTGCATCACCGTGGCGGTGTTTTTCCTGGCCCGGCCCCTGTTCTCCCTGTTCACGGAGAACCCGGAGATTCTGGCCCTCGGCACCACCATTCTCGGCATCGATATCATCCGCGGCTTCCCCCGCTCCTTCAATCTCATCTTCGTGAACGCCCTGCACACGGCGGGCGACGTGGTGGTCCCGGTGGCCATCGCCATTTGCAGCGGCTGGATCATCTCGGTGGCCGGCGGATATCTGGTGGGCGTGGTGCTGAATATGGGACTCATTGGTATCTGGGTTGCGGTCACCGTGGACGAAACGGTGCGGGCGACCATCATGTACACGAGATGGCGCTCCGGACGCTGGAAAAAGCGCAATCTGGTGGAGGACTAA
- a CDS encoding DUF6483 family protein — MFQQDYILRQIEMLTAAIARIVFHRDTVTYEQPEGEVLTEGGGLRGDLIVMIGQGRLGEAEDLLFQHLRPGGREELLIAVDFYERVARLTDEELARGHFSREEILQGLTDAAGVFGVHL, encoded by the coding sequence ATGTTTCAACAGGACTACATCCTGCGCCAGATCGAGATGCTCACCGCCGCCATCGCCCGCATCGTCTTTCACCGGGACACCGTGACCTATGAACAGCCCGAAGGAGAGGTGCTGACCGAGGGCGGAGGCCTCCGCGGGGACCTTATCGTCATGATCGGCCAGGGCCGCCTGGGCGAGGCGGAGGACCTGCTCTTTCAGCATCTCCGCCCCGGCGGAAGGGAAGAGCTTCTCATCGCCGTGGACTTCTATGAGCGGGTGGCCCGCCTCACCGACGAGGAACTGGCCCGCGGCCATTTCTCCCGGGAGGAGATCCTCCAGGGCCTCACCGACGCCGCCGGCGTCTTCGGCGTTCATCTGTGA
- a CDS encoding sensor domain-containing diguanylate cyclase, whose product MIKKKFSLLYGITLGLVLFLAAVLIAVGVAMPHYGVPLADRQSKELTLGWTFTDLASGERREVSLPMNLEDNGVGFSLTRTLERYGTEDGCILVQSHHMYVQIYLNGELVCASREDGWRPSKTPGNIDYIVRLPEDFEGGELRIDFQPLLGDAILYTMLAPVAGSRSALLYHLVAPELPTILFVAVLGLLGAVLFIICLVGGRHFRTGRHLFYMSVFTLLCALYCLCETEFSRLIIENSYVINLADFLALALLPLPILAMLLPSLTPGLKRITRWLIGLVAANFLVQTLLNFLGVDLRLMVSFTHVVIALCIALVIHVLIATRRDRQGEAHRFLITFVPMVAGAVIDMVLFYTPLIVPNNFFTGLGLLAFLILQLRQLGRRYLVLYKQSIRSAMYAQMAYTDALTNIGNRAAYQRHLNGLEIRLKDHSQIWCLVADLNNLKLTNDTYGHSAGDVVIQDTAFLLSQAFGEKGSVYRTGGDEFSALAVDITEAELLAILDALRGAIGRYNANHRFSISLATGYAHYRPGEDATLEKMEIRADDRMYADKRKTKGG is encoded by the coding sequence ATGATCAAAAAGAAGTTCTCCCTTCTCTATGGGATCACGCTGGGGCTTGTCCTTTTTCTTGCGGCGGTGCTGATTGCCGTGGGCGTTGCCATGCCCCACTACGGCGTCCCCCTCGCGGACAGGCAGTCGAAGGAGCTCACCCTGGGCTGGACCTTTACGGACCTGGCCAGCGGCGAGCGCCGGGAGGTTTCCCTGCCCATGAACCTCGAGGACAACGGCGTGGGCTTCTCCCTCACCCGCACCCTGGAGCGGTACGGCACGGAGGACGGCTGCATTCTGGTCCAAAGCCATCATATGTATGTGCAGATCTATCTGAACGGGGAACTGGTCTGCGCTTCCCGGGAGGACGGCTGGCGGCCCTCCAAAACCCCGGGCAACATCGACTACATCGTGCGCCTGCCAGAGGATTTTGAGGGCGGCGAGCTTCGGATCGACTTCCAGCCCCTCCTCGGGGACGCCATCCTCTACACCATGCTGGCTCCGGTGGCGGGCTCCCGTTCGGCGCTCCTTTACCACCTGGTGGCCCCCGAGCTGCCCACCATCCTGTTCGTTGCGGTGCTGGGGCTGCTGGGCGCCGTCCTTTTCATCATCTGTCTCGTCGGCGGGCGGCACTTCCGCACCGGCCGCCATCTGTTCTACATGAGCGTTTTCACCCTGCTGTGCGCGCTGTACTGCCTGTGCGAGACGGAGTTCTCCCGGCTCATCATCGAGAACAGCTACGTGATCAATCTGGCGGACTTTCTGGCCCTCGCCCTCCTCCCCCTGCCCATCCTGGCCATGCTGCTGCCCAGCCTGACGCCCGGGCTGAAACGGATTACCCGCTGGCTCATCGGTCTGGTGGCCGCCAACTTCCTCGTGCAGACTCTGCTCAACTTCCTGGGCGTGGATCTTCGGCTCATGGTCAGCTTCACCCACGTCGTGATCGCCCTTTGCATCGCCCTCGTTATCCATGTGCTCATCGCCACCCGCAGGGACCGCCAGGGGGAGGCCCACCGCTTCCTCATCACCTTCGTGCCCATGGTGGCGGGCGCGGTCATCGACATGGTCCTGTTCTATACGCCCCTTATCGTGCCCAACAACTTCTTCACCGGGCTGGGTCTTCTGGCCTTCCTCATTCTGCAGCTCCGCCAGCTGGGCCGCCGCTATCTCGTGCTCTACAAACAGTCCATCCGCTCCGCCATGTACGCGCAGATGGCCTATACCGACGCCCTGACCAACATCGGCAACCGGGCCGCCTACCAGCGCCACCTGAACGGCCTGGAAATCCGCCTTAAGGACCATTCCCAGATCTGGTGCCTGGTGGCGGATCTCAACAACCTCAAGCTCACCAATGACACCTACGGCCACAGCGCCGGCGACGTGGTCATTCAGGATACCGCCTTTCTGCTCTCCCAGGCCTTCGGGGAGAAGGGGTCGGTCTACCGCACCGGCGGCGACGAGTTCTCCGCCCTGGCGGTGGACATCACCGAGGCCGAGCTTCTCGCCATTCTTGACGCCCTCCGCGGGGCCATCGGCCGCTACAATGCCAACCACCGCTTTTCCATCTCCCTGGCCACGGGCTACGCCCACTACCGGCCCGGCGAGGACGCCACCCTGGAAAAGATGGAGATTCGGGCGGACGACCGCATGTACGCCGACAAGCGAAAGACCAAGGGGGGCTGA